Sequence from the Cumulibacter manganitolerans genome:
TCTGCAGGACGCCGCACACCGTGCGGCGGTCCGGCTGGACCGCCCACCCGGAGAAGTCGGTGCCGTCGTACGCGATGTCCAGGCGCACCCGCACGAGCCGGTCCACGCCGTCCCCGGCAGGCAGCGAGAGCCCGCCACCCCGGGTGGGGGTGGCGGGCTCTGGCGGTGCGGGATAGCTGGTCATCGAGGACCGGTCATCCGCTGCGTTACTCGGACTCGTCCTCGCGCTTGCTGTCCGAGGCGGCCTCGGCCGGCTCGTCCTGCTCCTGCGTCGCGGCGGCGTCCTCGGCGGGCTGCTCGGCCTCGGCCTTGGGCTGGTCCTTCTCGAACTTCGCGCCGCGGGCGGCCTCGGCCTCCTTGACGACCTGCGTGGTCGCGGAGGCTTCCTCGACGAGCTCGATGATCGCCATCGGCGCGTTGTCGCCCTTGCGCGGGCCGACCTTGATGATGCGGGTGTAGCCGCCCGGACGGTCCACGTAGCGCGGGCCGATCTCGGCGAACAGGTGATGGACGACGTCCTTGTCGCGGATGGTCGACATCACGATGCGGCGCGCGTGCAGGTCACCCCGGCGGGCGAAGGTGATCAGGCGCTCTGCGAGCGGACGCAGACGCTTGGCCTTGGCCTCGGTGGTGGTGATCCGGCCGTGCTCGAACAGCGCGGTAGCGAGGTTGGCCAGCATCAGCTTCTGGTGCGATGCGCTACCGCCGAGACGGGCGCCCTTGGTGGGCGTGGGCATGATCGGTGCTCCTGTCGGTTACTGCTTCTTCGATGTGTGGGATGCGGCGTACCGCGCTGGGCTAGAGCTCTTCGGTCTCGGCGTAGTCGGCGTCGTCCTGGCCGCCGGCGTCGGTGAAGCCGGTGTCGAACTCGTCGTCGTAGATGCCGGTGATCTGCGAGGGGTCGAACGGGGAGGAGTCCTTCAGCCCCAGGCCCATGCCGTGCAGCTTGAGCTTGACCTCGTCGATCGACTTCTGACCGAAGTTGCGGATGTCGAGCAGGTCCGCCTCGGTGCGCGAGACCAGCTCACCGACGGTGTGGATGCCCTCGCGCTTGAGGCAGTTGAAGGAGCGGACGGTGAGGTCCATGTCCTCGATCGGCATCGTGTACGACGCAAGGTCGGCGGCCTCGGACGGCGACGGGCCGACCTCGATGCCCTCGGCCTCGACGTTGAGCTCGTGGAACAGCCCGAACAGCTCGACGAGGGTGCGGCCGGCCGACGCGATCGCGTCCCGCGGGGTGATCGACGGCTTGGTCTCGACGTCCACCACGAGGCGGTCGAAGTCGGTGCGCTGCTCGACGCGGGTCGCCTCGACGTTGTAGCTGACCTTCATGACCGGCGAGTAGATCGAGTCGACCGGGATGCGGCCGATCTCCTGGCCCTGCTGCTTGTTCTGCGGGGCCGGGACGTAGCCGCGGCCGCGCTCGACCGTCAGCTCGATCTCGATCGAGCCCTTCTTGTTGATCGTGCCGATCTTCAGGTCGGGGTTGTGCACGATGACGCCGGCCGGCGCGGCGATGTCGCCGGCGGTGACGTCGCCGGGGCCCTGCTTGCGCAGCACGACGGTGACCGGCTCGTCCTCC
This genomic interval carries:
- a CDS encoding DNA-directed RNA polymerase subunit alpha, whose protein sequence is MLISQRPTVTEERVDDLRSRFIIEPLEPGFGYTLGNSLRRTLLSSIPGAAITSIKIDGVLHEFQTVPGLKEDVTELILNLKELVVSSEEDEPVTVVLRKQGPGDVTAGDIAAPAGVIVHNPDLKIGTINKKGSIEIELTVERGRGYVPAPQNKQQGQEIGRIPVDSIYSPVMKVSYNVEATRVEQRTDFDRLVVDVETKPSITPRDAIASAGRTLVELFGLFHELNVEAEGIEVGPSPSEAADLASYTMPIEDMDLTVRSFNCLKREGIHTVGELVSRTEADLLDIRNFGQKSIDEVKLKLHGMGLGLKDSSPFDPSQITGIYDDEFDTGFTDAGGQDDADYAETEEL
- the rplQ gene encoding 50S ribosomal protein L17, coding for MPTPTKGARLGGSASHQKLMLANLATALFEHGRITTTEAKAKRLRPLAERLITFARRGDLHARRIVMSTIRDKDVVHHLFAEIGPRYVDRPGGYTRIIKVGPRKGDNAPMAIIELVEEASATTQVVKEAEAARGAKFEKDQPKAEAEQPAEDAAATQEQDEPAEAASDSKREDESE